The DNA sequence AGCAAGATGCTTGTAAAACTGTACTGGTTTAAACACAATTATTAGAATCATTGCCCAATATATCACACTGGCAGCTTTCGGTCTGTCAACAGACAATAATTACTTATTATACCTGTTAATGTGAGTGGGGTGAGAGATTTCAATATTATAAAGTGTTAAAATATGGGTCAGAGTGTGGGATGCAGTTCCAACAAGATtatgtttttgatgtttattaaaaGACTGTCCAATAATGTTCACAGGATATCCTGAATATTCAATTTTAACAACAAACATGGAGATCcacaataaaacttaaaacaacatCCAAATACAAGAACTTTCTCAACATACTGGATGTCCAATATTTAGTTTGTCTGGAGGTCCAGAATCAACTCTTTTAACATATAAAATCTCTGGAGGTCTAGAATAAAACTCTTCACATTTTAACTGTCTGGAGGTCCAGAATCATTCTCTTGAATAACAGAGTTCCACAGCTCAAActtaaaacaaggagctgcgttcaataaacgcttgatgtccccagtggcatccttgtcgatacaaagcaacctaagtccaaaacgaggtcaaggtcaaactgaggtcatgtgatgtttggagatgaggaatggtcataggttacatctgtattagtatcaattcattctttaagtggtattaatgctagacgaaacggtcccatttggttaaccaagagatggcccatataaagcaacctaagtccaaaatgaggtcaaggtcaaactgaggtcaggtgatgtttgaagatgaggaatggtcacaggttacatctgtattagtatcaattcattcttgtaagcggtattgatgctagacgaaatggtcccatttggttaaccaagagatggcccatataaagcaacctactGGCagcaagtccaaaatgaggtcaaggtcaaactgaggtcaggtgatgtctgaagatgaggaatggtcacaggttacatctgcattagtatcaagtcattctagtaaggggtattgatgctagacgtaacggtcccatttggttaaccaagagatggcccatataaagcaacctaagtccaaaatgaggtcaaggtcaaactgaggtcaggtgatgtttgaagatgaggaatggtcacaggttacatctgtattagtatcaattcattcttgtaagcggtattgatgctagacgaaatggtcccatttggttaaccaagagatggcccatataaagcaacctactGGCagcaagtccaaaatgaggtcaaggtcaaactgaggtcaggtgatgtctgaagatgaggaatggtcacaggttacatctgcattagtatcaagtcattctagtaaggggtattgatgctagacgtaacggtcccatttggttaatctcgtacggacggacggacgaacgaacagacggacaggacgatcactatatgcctcccgcatctgTAGATGCCAGgagcataaaatctaaataaccAATCAAAATGTTGCTTATCATTTTCATAGATGATTGGTTCAttgaaacaaatagttaaatattATTGGTCTGATTTAATCACATGGTACAGAGTGTAAGGTGCCACAGAATTTGAGAACTTCTTGGTTTGAAGGTATTTACACCAATTTAACTTAATACCTAACAAGGTGATAACTTATCAACTTATACAAAGCTGAAAGCCTATTCTAAAGACAAACATCCTTAACAGAACTAAAGGTGCTAATGGAAGCCATAAGATAGTAACAACATTACAGGATTAAAAAGCTGCCTTACATACCAgacaatattttaagaaaaatatataaaaaaatttgtgAGTTTTAAGATCTTTGGAACAAAGTTCAAAATTGAatgttgaaattatgaaaaacataatcctgatttcaagacaATCATTTTGATACTAAATTTGGCTATGAAAGTCCAAATTTTTAACATATTGAGTTTTTATTGActaatatttttgtatatttattatgacacattacataatattatgtatgaaAAAAAGAAGCGTCATAATATCAATATAATGATTTAACTATTTTGCTCTTTAAGAACATATTCTTGTGTATATATCCTTTGCGCAATGGTAACGTAACAGTTTTTGTAATACCCAAAAGAGCACTGTATCGTTGAAGAACGTATATTTGGCTCTTACCCGAATAAGCACTGTATCGTTGAAGAACGtatatttggttattttataTGGTAAATGATGTCATTATAATGAAAATGTGCTCTTGAGCTGAAGAAACAGCTTGGAAATAGTTGAATATTATATGTTATTTTCTCACTGTACAGTATTATTAAACTGACTATAAACAAATGTAAGAATGTTTtaaacttgataatatctatatTTGCAGGGTCctgtataattaaatttgcaGCAAAAGTTGATTGTGCTGAGAAAAAGATAATCTTTTCTCAAATGTTCACACTTTATAACTGGTGATTAATGAGTTCATGATACCTGAACTAATACAATAGCCTTAATATTCTCCACATcaacattataggataaatcccatTTTCCGGTATTAGCCACTAATAAATACCCGTTTCCGCTTTTACAGTGAGGGGGGTAGCGGCCATTACACTTTGTAGCGGTAATGTTTAAGATTATCCattttttcaaggtttaaacaaagaaaatgtattaaaaaaaggtattgcagattatcataaaaCATTGTTGCAATTAAGGATGAGAatcaggccttgagaaacaaaactcaaacaacaccaaatcatagaaagaaagagttgtttaacatgaaaattgaacagcatgtaaaatatgtatattactttacgaaactgGTGTCTgtatactgataaaaacattgaattccggaaaaggactgcctataggggccccacttccggacagtcaaacacctttaaaaactcaccattttcaaagaactgttacacatgttcgttttgatgcatttgcaatagcgtgcgagtcataaaattttgcataacaaggtggaacacagttttcaacaattgtttatttctttacaaatggtattcattttcaaagggagacaacttttttggaatactttaggtacaaatggcattcattttcaaagggagacaactttttctgattattttaagtaatcgtcgaggaaaaagttgtttccctttgaaaatgaatgccatttgtaaagaaataaagataaacaattgctgaaaactgtatTCCACCTTGATATGtaaaatttcaccactcgcacgctattgcaaatgcatcaaaacgaacatgtgtaacagttctttgaaaatggtgagcttttaaaggtgtttgactgtccggaagtggggcccctataggcagtcattttctagatgtcaatgtttatatcagtatactgacacttgtttcgtaaagtaatatacatcttttacatgctgttcaattttcatgtcaaacaaatctttctttctatgatttggcaATGTTTGATTTTTGTTCCTCAAGGCCTTCTTTGTAACCTTAAGATGTTGCAAAAATATCcccaaagtttactttatttttgaaatcttaTCTTTTATTCTATACTGCCGCTTCCGTAGCTCGATACTGatggtgtgaaattatttgaatttttcaGAGTACACAAATTTTTTGTGCAAAGATTTTGTTGCAGAGGTCGTAAAATAGTATTTTCATTGAGAGAATGAAGAtttttcctaaatccttatcttctggcaaatataatcgctaatattgtacatTGTTGCTATATCAGTTAATCCCGCCAGCACCCCCAGAAATACCGGAGAacaggatttatcctataatgtcgaaaTGGTCAATACAGCTCAATTAAAACACAGCTATGTATAGTgtaaaggtgttgattaaatcaaTTTAGGTGTTAATAGCGAGCATAGCTCGCGAGCAATTGTGCGAAGCGCAACTGTGAacgcgtagctcgccttacggcaatgtgtaggcgaatataacaaaggtgtgcctaatggggcaaagtgatgtagctgaaaaaatTTCCTCGCGTctgggtgccgccattttgttctacttccgtcaaagtcgggaaaattgttgtttttttcttctttttaaattttatatttgagttacaatctctatgtttaTTAGGtgtctttaattttaaaaaagttatgttatggaaataatttcaattttgcttttattttacaaagtgcgtgtcccttgaggacaggtgctcacaggaaatgctttgttggcagtgaatacagaacttcatttaattgctgaatattatccatcactcaaaaataatgcaagaaagatttccagttggtagtctagaaaaaaatatgattttcttttaaaagatcaagcattggccagaaaatgggataaaatgtcattaataagcataaACCCATAAGAACGCCGCAAACAGGTAATGACGACACCATGACACCAGCTTTCCATatattttgcaacgtatgatattcgctgttaagggtataatgacactaaatttttgtttcttttcaagtgaataggttctcggaattgttttaagcagtgaatagtttctttgtcgtttaagctatgctcgctcagaggctttgcctttttcatattaaaacGACCTCGAgtaatatgtataatgttttgtATAGAACAAAATAGGGGGTGTTTCATATATGGGGGGTGGGTGGCTTTTGACTTGATACACTTCCTAATCACTATACCTGTACAATTTAACCTAAGCATGTTGGATACACAATCGCAGTATATTTCCAAGAAAGACGGAACTTTCCCTGACCGACAGCTGTGCCTTTTAAATAGAAGATAGGCCGACTGACGAAATCTGACTTACACTTTCACTTTAGATTTTTTGCTCATATCTACTCCAAACAAATTTGCACGTATAAACATATCTTTAAATTTCGGGATTATGTTTAGACACAAGCAGAATCCTATAAAGGACATTCCTGCATTGATCAATAAATGTACAGATGTATCAGAAAGCTCCATTCCGTCAAAAATTATCTAATTTTCATCTAAATGTCAACGTTGACCACCATGTTAGATCTCGCGAGAGTTCAATACGGAAGTGAAGTCATCTGGCGCGATTTTACGATTTATCAGAGTGTGACTCGTTTTCATTGGAAGATATTTTGGCGGACAGAATTTGATTGGCTAAAGATAACGTTGCGCGCACTATTGTAAAAGCGGGAAAACCCCAAGGTTGCACATTTCACCAACATCTCTTGACGTGAcaagtaaacatttaaatatcATCATGTCTGGCCGTGGTAAAGGTGGTAAAGCTAAGTCAAAGGCTAAGAGCAGGTCATCAAGAGCCGGATTACAGTTTCCAGTCGGCAGGATACATCGTCTTTTGAGAAAAGGGAACTATGCTGAGAGAGTAGGTGCAGGGGCACCCGTTTATTTGGCAGCAGTGCTGGAATATCTCGCAGCTGAGGTTCTCGAGTTGGCGGGCAATGCTGCCAGAGACAATAAAAAGTCGAGAATCATTCCACGTCATCTACAGCTAGCTATCAGAAATGATGAGGAATTGAACAAGTTGTTGTCTGGTGTAACCATTGCACAGGGAGGCGTTCTACCAAACATTCAGGCCGTCTTATTGCCAAAGAAAACTGGTTCAGCCAAGGGAGGAAAGGCGTCATCACAGAGTCAAGAGTATTAGGTATAAACATTTTATAGTACTAATCAAGAGCAGTATGAATGGGATGTTTTACAGGGTATTAGTCATTTGCATTAGAATTGCTGCAGAAGTCACTTTCAGAGTTGTTTAAGAAGAGTAGCAAGAAAGTATTAGTGTTGGGAATGAAGGCATGTGGGGTGTTGCCTGCAGGATGGGGAAATTTTGCTTAAAGAAGTGTCTAGCCATCCTGTAACCGGAtgctagcctgcgttctagctgtccggtaatagatttcataatgaataagtaatgcttttatatagttttaatgttatttactaaCAGGTACCGATACTTCTACATCAGTACTtacctgcaaaaaaaaatttgtgtgaatacatactaaagatctataataaatcactgcattattcagccgatagAACGAAATTTTGCCAAAATCAATAATTTTAGTGAATAATgtgttttaaataacatttaatttcaatagcggcagtgtgatgttcaaaacttttagaaaaacagtagttaagtgttcataattaatccattttattttgaaataatagtcaaaattaatgaattgcttgttttacaagctttccattcttcaaaaatattatatttatataaatttatgttttaacaatctaagtttaggccgttagaaaaacatcactttttacaaaataacgtGGACGTTCGatgatcaatgttttatcatttctaaatatagaatatcaacggatttttatacaaacatgATCTCATTCGTTTTATCGACTGAAAAAATCAGATAgatattgatatcttaagtaaataacatttaaaactatataaaatcattacttattcattaagaaatcaattaccggacagGTAGAACGCAGGCTAGGTGTCCAGTTagcggacggctagacacttcctttgcTTAAATAGTCAAGACCTTGAAATTTACACTCGCAGGCATAGGCATATCTTACTGATAAAAATGGGTCAGTtagacagtcaggggtgtaactgtttcaagttatcgcagtttataacccatttgagttattggttaaactttcataacttgtttcagttatcatgaaatattacaaagccctcctgtgccaattcctcattttgaataagactaatgcaattatatcTTGAATCcctgaccttttatctttccagctgtgcagtaaaattttttacgcaaggctgataaagtcttacgcaaaagctttaaagctataaaactcttaatatctcattattatcctattatgcttatcaggtcatgctcagactaaaagagaatttgattaacctcaatttgctactaatttcactttaaaggtcactttgtgagaacagcaaaaagactttttttgaataacttacctgagttaactatattttataagtaaTACAGGTtacaaaatgcttgaaaaagtaactgaaataggttacatcacttaaaacagttacacctcTGACTGTTAGAAGGCCAAGAACCGAAAATTTTCTTGTGTAAGCACAGACTTGTCACCTGCATGTGGTGCCCTTGTTAATCATAAATTTACTCATTACTCACTGTTATTTACATACATGCTGATTTAGTCAGTACAAGATAGCATGATTAAGTTTGTGTACATTAGCATTTAATGTAACAAAACATTGGCATGGACGTGACCatcagaatataaaaaatattgccaGTTAGGATATGGTATCCAGAACTaagcaaacattaaaattttaaatgtccGGTTAGTATTGGTATAGAATCTAGGCAACACTCAGAGCTCTAGATAAGcttaataacattaaaattatagTTAATAAGTATTTACTCCAAAAACTTATAAATGAAAGCTGAAATGCAAAAGAGTACATCCGCACCGAATAATTACCTGGCTGAGTATTTTACTCCAAGAATTTTGAAATCGATGCTGGAAGTTGTATAAGGAGTTAGGATCATTGACCTTGAATCCCTTGCCCTTCGCCTATGTGGGTTTGAGACTCGCTCAGGGCATTGAATCCAAACCATGTAAATTAACAATATAATCCTCATTACTGAACTTGACAAGGCACAATCatgtaattcatataataatACTGTGCCACTTCATTTCTGAATTCAGGTACTTCTTGCTAAATAAATCTTATCAAGATAATTTGCAAAAGTTTGCAAGGTCAGAGAGACTTTAAAACGCACACATACAGTACAGTGGATACTAGATAGTAACACAGCAATGTCCCTGTTCTTTGCTCTTTTAAAGTTTTCTATTATATCCTTCTGATGCTTCTGAGTCTCTGTCAGCACTGTAATCCCCTTCCTGCACAAAAGCATTAATTCCGCGTGTGAAAGTTTGATCCTCCAAGCTTAGATTTTGCCAGCTTTACATAATTTTTACTGTGATAATTCATATTTGCGCTTAGCAGGAAAAAATCAGTTAATTGGCATAAATTCAGAAAACGGAATCCAGTCAAAATTTTTACTGTAGATAATGtttgaaacatttgttttatcagtagaCAGTACATGTGCATGTTGGTCCTGCATCTGCAAAAAATTGCTAAAAAAGGTTGCTAAATCATCAATTTCTTCTATTTCAGATTATATTGCTGTTGCGGAATCCAGTCATTCACCACATCACAGATCACAGtagttttcatcatcatcatcatccccAAGCAATAGAAAGACGTATCTGCcaagtgattttatttttaaagagcAGTTTTAACACAAAAGACAATTTAAGCTTCTACAAAGTGATAGATGTATTTCAGACTGTATCTTGTTGCATTTGTT is a window from the Mercenaria mercenaria strain notata chromosome 7, MADL_Memer_1, whole genome shotgun sequence genome containing:
- the LOC128558602 gene encoding histone H2A-like, which produces MSGRGKGGKAKSKAKSRSSRAGLQFPVGRIHRLLRKGNYAERVGAGAPVYLAAVLEYLAAEVLELAGNAARDNKKSRIIPRHLQLAIRNDEELNKLLSGVTIAQGGVLPNIQAVLLPKKTGSAKGGKASSQSQEY